Proteins found in one Vagococcus carniphilus genomic segment:
- a CDS encoding Y-family DNA polymerase encodes MYGSGYQQYFDYSDEKVDDILCIDMKSFYASVECIERGLDPLKALLVVMSGSDSPGGLALATSPKAKELLGIDNVTRNFQIPYHKDLHIVPPRMNLYIKKNVEINNIFRRYVADEDILIYSIDETFVRVKASKKLFNLSPYQFAERFKHDIQKETRLPCTIGIGDNMLLSKLALDNAAKHAPSMIATWHYQDVPNTVWQIKNMTDFWGINRRTEKRLNNKGIYSIYDLAHHDFFEMKESMGVMGQQLIAHAWGIDRSNISEVYQPKSKSIGNSQVLMKDYVKVNETKIVLREIAEQVATRLRKKGYQTNCVHLSVGYSRSEPTPGFSRQMSIPKTNSSKKLASYCLLLFDKFYDGSAVRNLSVNYSKLSDGDILQLNLFEQPEELVSQKILDETIDGIREKYGFDAIYHASSRLEGATAINRSHLVGGHAGGMDGLT; translated from the coding sequence ATGTATGGTAGTGGTTATCAACAATATTTTGATTACAGCGATGAAAAAGTTGATGATATTCTTTGTATTGATATGAAGTCGTTTTATGCTTCTGTTGAGTGTATTGAGAGAGGATTAGATCCACTCAAGGCGTTATTAGTCGTCATGAGTGGTAGCGATTCTCCAGGAGGTTTAGCATTAGCGACTTCCCCTAAAGCTAAAGAATTATTAGGAATTGACAATGTAACGAGAAATTTTCAAATCCCGTATCATAAAGACTTGCATATTGTACCTCCACGAATGAATTTATATATTAAAAAAAATGTTGAAATTAATAATATTTTTAGGCGTTATGTAGCAGATGAAGATATTTTAATCTATTCCATTGATGAAACCTTTGTACGTGTAAAAGCATCAAAGAAATTATTTAACCTCTCCCCTTATCAATTTGCCGAAAGGTTTAAACACGATATACAGAAAGAAACACGTTTGCCATGTACAATTGGAATTGGAGATAACATGCTTTTAAGTAAGTTAGCACTAGATAATGCCGCTAAACATGCCCCTAGTATGATTGCAACATGGCATTATCAAGATGTTCCTAATACAGTTTGGCAGATAAAAAATATGACTGATTTTTGGGGAATTAACCGACGAACAGAAAAAAGACTAAACAATAAAGGGATTTATTCGATTTATGATTTAGCTCACCATGACTTTTTTGAAATGAAAGAATCAATGGGAGTTATGGGACAACAATTAATTGCCCATGCTTGGGGAATTGATCGAAGTAATATCTCAGAGGTTTATCAACCAAAGTCTAAAAGTATAGGCAACAGCCAAGTTTTAATGAAAGATTATGTAAAAGTAAATGAAACAAAAATTGTCCTTAGAGAAATAGCAGAGCAAGTAGCAACAAGACTTAGAAAAAAAGGATACCAAACAAATTGCGTACACTTATCTGTCGGTTATTCTAGGAGTGAACCAACACCAGGATTTAGTCGCCAGATGTCTATTCCAAAAACAAATTCTTCTAAAAAACTTGCTAGTTATTGCTTACTTTTATTTGACAAATTCTATGACGGCAGTGCTGTACGGAATCTGTCTGTTAATTACTCCAAACTATCAGATGGAGATATCCTTCAATTAAATTTATTTGAACAACCTGAAGAATTAGTCAGCCAAAAAATATTGGATGAAACAATAGATGGCATTAGAGAAAAATATGGTTTTGATGCTATTTATCATGCAAGTAGCCGATTAGAAGGCGCAACAGCTATTAATCGAAGTCATTTAGTTGGAGGACATGCTGGTGGTATGGATGGTTTAACTTAG